One Littorina saxatilis isolate snail1 linkage group LG11, US_GU_Lsax_2.0, whole genome shotgun sequence genomic window, ATATGCGTGTCCCTGTATACAACTCTTTCCAGATACAGTCAAACCCGTCTATAAATAACTACTACCCAatggaccgaccaaaagtggttgaaatagacaggtggtcgctatgtaATTTAGGTGAAttacacagaaaaaaacatcaccggggatcttcttcttcttcgttcatgggcttagaatcccatgttcactcaggtttttagcacgagtggaattttacgtgtatgaccgtttttaccccgccattcaggcagcatatacGCCGATTTctggggaggcatgctgggtatttttgtgtttctgtaacccaccgaactctgacatggattacaggatctttttcgtgcgcacttggtcttgtgcttgcgtgtacacacgaaggggattaagtcactagcaggtctgcacataagttgacctgggaaatcggaaaaatctccactcttaacccaccaggcggcagcgaccgggattcgaactcacgacctcccgattaggaggctgacgtCCTCCCAACATGCCACTGCGCCTGTCCACCGGGGATCATTAGGGTTGTTCGCAGACCTGATTACCACAAAAATTTCCTGGTGTACAAATGAGGCTAAAAATGTGTACAATCAGAATTTTAAGGTGTACAATTCATTCTCGCGGTACACACTGTGCTTTATTTCCCCCTCAAACCCCATTATTTAAAGACTGTAAATACATGTAAGAAAGAATTTGTGCtgaaagtaaattaaaacatttttgttgagaaaaaaaaaacccatacactattagatatttgaaaatgtgacacaaaacgaatgatagaaaaacataatttttatttttgacctcTGAGGAAAATTTGCATCAGCTGCTGTCAGCAGTATTGAGTCAGCCCTTCATTTCTGTCACTGCACTGGTCAGTATTTTCTGGTCTCATACAGTCCTCTTTACACATTGCTTTCTAGGCTCACACAGTCCTCTTCAGActtatatactttttttttcttctaatttttaattttttaaatttttttctaattttttttttttttttttgcgtatGATTTTTAATGTCTGGCGTATAATCGTACAGCGGTCTTCAATTTCGTAAGATTGTACGCAAATTTCGTACAGTAACCAGGTCTGTGTTCGTAATCGGCAGGTGCACGAtagttatcaagaggtggtggtcgccagggcaggttcgtGGGAATCTAAATGTTAGTGAACATCacgtgtatgtgcatgtatggatgtgtgtgtgtgcatacgagTACGTATGCCGGGCCAGGTTTGCAATAACAAATAtaccttcttttttcattaattgtcatttattaattttcaTTTGCCAGGAGAATACATATCTGACTGGAGTTTAAATTGATACAATTTTGTAAAACATCAGCACATTCAGTCTTGAAATTTTAAAGCAAAGGAGTATATACTTTTGCTTGATAGAAACAGCCGAATACTACCACTCTCCATACACAGATCATACACATATAAGGCAAGCAATCTATTACTGGATAATGCAAATGGCTATGTTTGAAgtggaaaacaaaaatcattcaAATTATTGCAAGCACCTTTGAAATCAGTGGAATCTGTAATTCTACCAGTCAACCCACAAGAACTGTACATAACAAGTGATATAGAACTCCCCAAAAGTATTGTTTTATAGCAGAAAAACCTCAAATGTTACCCTGTCACAGCCACCACACAAGAACTAAAAACAAACTGAGAAACAAACTCCACAGCGAACCAGACACAATAACAGCAGACAAAACCTGGAGAAAAAGGCATCTTTCATCTCAGAGACTAGATCCGACTGTGTAACGGTTCAACGACAAGAAGAGGGAgaagatgaaagaaaatagtGATAAGAAAATAGTGATAAAAAAAAGCTCAAAAACTGGCAGTGTTTAAGCTAGAGATGACCCAACACCCATAGACAAttaaataatttattttgtGAATTCACAGTAACAGCAAACAAAGAAGTACAAAAGGCACAAAGCAATTGGTATACAGACTGAATTTCCTCAACGGAAGTATGAAAAAATAGAGTTCATCAAATCAAAGAAGTGACTAGCAGTGACCAGGAAAAAATACAATGTGTGTTGCATACATCAGATATTTCATAATCTTTCAACAAATACTGGCTATAGTAAAAACTGTTAGAAAAttttacaagaaaaaaaaagaaatgatgATTGAAAACTATATACCTTTCCGTCACAGTTAAACAACCCCTTTGTTTCACGTCCTTTTCACATTAAAGTTTTTCTTCCCCAAGAAtacttccttttctttttttctctctcgtaaTTCCCCAGCAAATGCTCTCATTACGAAAGCAGCCAGCATGGTCAGCTGAAGttcaataaaattaaaaaattactCTTAACTGACCTTAAAAGACCTGACCTTTTCTTGCTGTGCACTAAACATTAGAGTAACTTCATATCAAAAATTACAATTTAATTAACACATTAACAATATATTAGTTTCAAACTAAAATACTGACCAGTAACCAAGTTCTAATTAATATGCTAACTGAGCAGCAGTCTCCGGCAAAAATAGTGATCAGCAACAAATCAATGTCGAATCACTAGTAGACATACAATGTACATATTTATTGGCTGAAATACGATAGCAAATTtgctggatatatatatatatattcattttgCAAATCACATCATCACCCACATTGTCAAGCAATCTGTTCACAATCAACAATGATTATAAAAGTTAGAATGGACATTTTATGACAGTACAAACTAATCTTTGAAGCAAAAATCGTTTCTCAAATTTGGACACCATAATCTGAAATACACAAAAACTGATCTTAGAAAcaaaatcctttttttttcaattttaataccgtaaatttgaaatacattttcgtgagagaaaaaaacgcaaaaaaacagacacaaatcagACACAAATTTACAAATTCTTCTGGAAGAATTCTACGACTCGCTTGAGCGCAAGGGTGAAGGCATCTTTGTTGAAGTTTGCAGAAGTGCTGTTGGTGAACGCATGTTTGCACCCGGGGTAGGAGAAAAATTCAAAGTTAACTTTTCCGGCTTTCAGCTTCTCTTGCAAAGCCTTCTGGGATGGCGGGTCAGAGAAGCCAGCAACCTGAAGGAAACGAAAGAGAAAGCAAATCCTGTGTAAGTGAaccgatacaaaattatgtacatttacCAGAAACAAACtcagtgttttttcttttttttcaaattcatgtaaccctagagGTTTCTGAAATAAATGttgccttgtcttgccttgGAAAAGAAGGCTGCATACAACAATTACTACTAcatgaaataaataaaatttgCAGCAGACCTGCTATATTTGGCTAATGTCAGAACATTATACTTTTTACGTCCCAAGACCTTTACATATCTAAGCCTTTCATGATGATCTAATCATACTATAAATGTGCTATGGTTTCTTTTTCAGATCATAAATCAGCTGTATGAACATTAGTCTGACATATTTCGTTACACATTACAAAGTCTTTCTGCCATAAAAGAAGGTAGTTATCTTTTCAAAGCTGACATCCCTGGCTATTTCTTATGCACTATATTGTGACAATTACATGTATGCCTCAACAAAAAGActaatacagacagacagacagacagacagacagacagtctctctctcaggccaaaaaaaaagggtcTTACAAATCTGCAGTGAAAATGCTTGagctccccctcccctccagcTACATACTCAGCATCTCCCCCTATCCCACACACTaccagtacacacacacgcacacacacgaaccccacccctcccacacacacctcATCAGAATCACCAAAATGACACTGGACAGGGACTTTGATTTTGCTGACGTCAGCAAGATCTGCTCCAGGGATTCCGTAGAACGGCGCTGCTGCATCGACTTCTTTCACCAGAGCTGCAGACGCCAGGCTCAGAGCCCCGCCCATACAGAACCCTGTCACTCCAACCTAGCACaagcaaaaaatgaaaaagttgCATGAATTTGTGAAAGTTAACCTTCTTTAGAGAAGCCATACAGTGGTAGACCCTTTCCGTTGTCGTCTGTCAtatgagcgttgatgcgttgagctgtcgttatgcgccatacatggcccagctcatccggcttcagcgtgtttttatatcggagtggtccttctcctagactggtggctttacagggctgtcgagtccagtctacccggctatttggccatagctggctggtttgtttatctgaggtgaccttccccagggctagaacttaagatgcggctcttgatcgcatgatgctcccgtcattggagacctggggtatttcttgagtgtaacagtgccacctgttaccccgccccatcctgttggaagcaccgccagttggtctgcgactgcttattcgtcctggcaagcctggcttatttcgcaatccatatctgaaggccatctcactatccgccacctgtgaacgcgcctggttgggggtggtcgcccctactgtCCCAGTGGTAGAcccttttaaaggcacactccttaaTCCTAAGGTCAttacctcacaggactatataaaaaATATCTTTCTGAAAGATTAGGTGAGTCAACGGTAATTGTGTTTCAGCTGCATCAGCAACAACACACATAGCACTAGAAACAATGGCTGAAAAGGATGCGTTCATTTTATTGCACCTAATCTAAGGTGGGCACGAAAGGCACAGTTCTTCAATTGTAATTGATTGTAATTgattggactgggtggccgagtggtaacgcacttgcgctcggaagcgagaggttgcgagttcgaccctgggtcagggagttagcaattttctcccccctttcctaacctaggtggtgggttcaagtgctagtctttcggatgagacgaaaaaccgaggtcccttcgtgtacactacattggggtgtgcacgttaaagatcccacgattgacaaaagggtctttcctggcaaaattgtataggcatagataaaaaaagtccaccaaaatacccgtgtgacttggaataataggccgtgaaaagtaggatatgcgccgaaatggctgcgatctgctggccgatgtgaatgcgtgatgtattgtgtacaaaaaattccatatcacacggcataaataaatccctgcgccttgaatatgtgcgcgatataaattgcataaaataaaaaaataaaaaaataaaaaaaataaatccctgcgcttagaactgtacccacgaaatacgcgcgatataagcctcatattgattgattgattggactCACCATCTAAGATCTGGTCAAGTGTGTAcacgggacaagaccatccctccacttggacacacaccaaaaactCAAGTCTTTCTGTTCTCTGAATTTGTTTATGACAACAAACACTCAATTTAACCTCTCAAAGACAGGCATGGAGAAACAAAATGCtgaaaagaaaagcaaaagcagcCTACCTTTTTGCAGCCTTTCTCCTTGAGGTAGCGGACACAACCCTCGATGTCCTTGACCGCTCCTGGCCAGTCCAGGTTGCCCATCAGGTGACCGGCCGCCTCGTTATCTGTGGCCAGCTGCACGTCACAAAAAACACCATACAGtagcagggatgtcgttaggcgtcggacatcggacattttCTGATTAACTGGCCTAAATGTCTGAATCATACAACTGCATGGCGATCAGATGACCTATCGTTTTAAGCAGAGCGGGGTCATTGCCTGCTcagaacatttgttgtacaggTGTGAATTTGTAACAACTATCATCCCTGCAGTTGAACTAAAATTGCCCTGACGATCACCCCTCCATAACAACCACCACCCCATTACGACCACCCCAAAAGATCCCCGCCAAATTTTTTTTCAATACAGTTCACTTTTCACATCCCATACAAagccaacagagttattttcacAATTCGTCTATTACTAAGCCCTCCCTCACCTGACCCCATCAGACATTCatatttttctgtttgtttgtttgcttaatgcccagccgaccacgaagggccatatcagggcggtgctgctttgacatataacgtgcgccacacacaagacagaagtcgcagcacaggcttcatgtctcacccagtcacattattctgacaccggaccaaccagtcctagcactaaccccataatgccagacgccaggcggagcagccactagattgccaattttaaagtcttaggtatgacccggccggggttcgaacccacgacctcccgatcacggggcggacgccttaccactaggcaaACCGTGCCGGTCAGACATTAATATGATGA contains:
- the LOC138980281 gene encoding protein usf-like isoform X3, whose protein sequence is MSKISVPSDNAAGPVPAVLFGDPSKTKRGVVVLQEWWGLNQQIQDEAKQIAEEGTFVTIVPDLYRGKLATDNEAAGHLMGNLDWPGAVKDIEGCVRYLKEKGCKKVGVTGFCMGGALSLASAALVKEVDAAAPFYGIPGADLADVSKIKVPVQCHFGDSDEVAGFSDPPSQKALQEKLKAGKVNFEFFSYPGCKHAFTNSTSANFNKDAFTLALKRVVEFFQKNL
- the LOC138980281 gene encoding protein usf-like isoform X1; this encodes MTRILCVLKTLYPTPAAGISKVFTLYSTSLQLNRCFSITTATMSKISVPSDNAAGPVPAVLFGDPSKTKRGVVVLQEWWGLNQQIQDEAKQIAEEGTFVTIVPDLYRGKLATDNEAAGHLMGNLDWPGAVKDIEGCVRYLKEKGCKKVGVTGFCMGGALSLASAALVKEVDAAAPFYGIPGADLADVSKIKVPVQCHFGDSDEVAGFSDPPSQKALQEKLKAGKVNFEFFSYPGCKHAFTNSTSANFNKDAFTLALKRVVEFFQKNL
- the LOC138980281 gene encoding protein usf-like isoform X2; this translates as MRKCFSITTATMSKISVPSDNAAGPVPAVLFGDPSKTKRGVVVLQEWWGLNQQIQDEAKQIAEEGTFVTIVPDLYRGKLATDNEAAGHLMGNLDWPGAVKDIEGCVRYLKEKGCKKVGVTGFCMGGALSLASAALVKEVDAAAPFYGIPGADLADVSKIKVPVQCHFGDSDEVAGFSDPPSQKALQEKLKAGKVNFEFFSYPGCKHAFTNSTSANFNKDAFTLALKRVVEFFQKNL